The DNA sequence ACGGCGCGATCGGTGAGGTCGTCTCGGTGCACGCCGACTTCGGCCTGGCCGGGCCGTTCGCGCCGGAGAGCCGGATGCGCGACCGCGCGCTCGGCGGCGGCGCCTTGCTCGACCTGGGCATCTACCCGGTGAGCCTGGCGCATCTGGTGCTCGGCCGGCCGGACTCGGTGCGCTCCTGGGCGAAACTCACCCCGGAGGGCGTGGACCAGAACACCGGCGTGCTGCTGGGCTACGAGTCGGGCGCGGTGGCCGCGTTGACCTGCGGCATCGTCGGGGCTACCCCGGTGACGGCGACGATCACCGGTAGCACCGGCCGGATCTCGCTGCCCGACCCGTTCATCTGCCCGAGCGAGTTCACGCTCCGCCGGGGCACCGGGGACCCGGAGGTGGTGCGGGTGGTCGAGCCGGCCGGCAACGGCTACCAGTACGAGGCGGCCGAGGTGCACCGCTGCCTGGCTGCCGGTCTGCGGGAGAGTCCGCTGGTGCCACACGTGGTGACCCTCGAGGTCATGGAGCTGCTCGACACGATCCGCGGTCAGATCGGCGTCAGCTACGACTGATCCCGGTCGGGAGTTCGGCCGACCCGGTCTGCCGGCCGGGTCCGGACGCTCGGTCGGCTTGACTCCACCAAATATCTCAGTAATCATTGAGTCAATGAACACTGAGGTAAGTCGCCGTGCCGACGACCGGCCGACACCCGCCCGCCCGCTGGAGCGGCGTGCCGGGATGCCCGCCGGGCAACTGGAGCGGCGCGCCCGGGTGCACGCCGCGCTCGGCGACCCGGCCCGGCTGGCCATGGTCGACCTGCTGCACCTCGGCGACGCCGCCCCCGGCGAGTTGGGTCGACGGCTCGGGCTGCCGAGCAACCTGGTCGCCCACCACGTCAAGGTCCTGCAGGAAGCAGGCCTGCTGCGCCGCGCCCGGTCCGAGGGTGACCGCCGCCGCAGCTACCTGCAACTGGTGCCGGACGTCCTCGCCGGGCTGGCACCACCGCCGCTGGCCGGCGTCGAGCGGGTGGTCTTCGTCTGCACCCACAACTCGGCCCGTTCCCAGCTCGCCGCAGCGCTCTGGCAACGCACCGGTCCGACCCCGGCCGCCTCAGCCGGCACCCGACCGGCGACCCGGGTGCACCCCCGGGCGGTGGCGCTGGCCCGCCGGCTCGACCTCGACCTCGACCCGGCCCGCACCGCACACGTGTCGGCCGTCGTCGGCGACGGCGACCTGGTCGTCGCCGTCTGCGACAACGCCCACGAGGAGCTAACCGGGGCCGGTGCGCCCGACCTGCACTGGTCGGTGCCGGACCCGGTCCGGGTGGACACCGACGCCGCCTTCGAAGCCGCGTACGCCGACCTCGCCGGCCGGGTCCACCGGCTGGCACCCGCCATCACCAGCCGGGCCACCGCCCCCACGTCCACCGGAGCCCACCATGTCTGACGTCACCGACGCCGTCCGCCCCGACCTGTCCATCGACCAGCAGGTGGCGCTGCGTACCGCAGCGACCCGGCTGGCCCGGGAGTTCGACGGCACCTACAACACCGAGACGATCGAACGGTTCCTGGCGTCCAGCTACGACCAGTTCGCCACCGGCAGCACCATCCCCAACTATCTGCCGCTGCTCGCCGAGCGGTTCGCCCGGCAACGGCTGCAGGCCCTGGCCCGGGTCGAGGGCCTGCACTACGACGGCCGCCCGGTGGTGCTCTTCCTGTGCACCCACAACGCCGGCCGCAGCCAGATGGCGCTCGGGTTCCTCACCCACCTGGCCGGGGACACGGTGGTCGCCTGGTCCGGCGGCAGCGAGCCGGGCCACGAGGTCAACCGGGCGGCGATCGCGGCGATGGCCGAACGCGGCATCGACATCTCCGGCGAGTACCCGAAGCCGTGGACCGACGAGGTGGTCCGCGCCGCCGACGTGGTGGTCACCATGGGCTGCGGTGACGCCTGCCCGGTCTTCCCCGGCACCCGGTACGAGAACTGGGAGCTGGACGACCCGGCCGGGCAGGACGTCGACGGCGTACGGCCGATCCGCGACGAGATCGAGCGCCGGGTCCGCCGGCTGCTGGACGACCTACAGAAAGTGGAGAACGCGTGAACCCGATCGCACTCTGGCGACGGCTGCTGGCCGAGTTCGCCGGCACCGCCCTGCTGGTCACCTCGGTGGTCGGTTCCGGGGTGATGGCCCAGACGTTGTCGCCGGACGACGTCGGGCTGCAGCTGCTGCAGAATTCGATCGCCACCGCCTTCGCGCTCGGCGCGCTGATCCTGATCTTCGGCCCGGTCTCCGGCGGGCACTTCAACCCGGTCGTCTCGACCGCCGACTGGTTCCTCGGGCGACGCAGCCGCACCGGTCTGACCCTGCCGGATCTGACCGGCTACGTCGCCGCGCAGGTGGCCGGCGGCGTCGCCGGGGCGATCCTGGCCAACCTGATGTTCGCCCTGCCGGCGGTGACCTGGTCGGCCAAGGAGCGGTCGGCGGGCAACCTGTGGCTCGGCGAGGTGGTCGCCACCGCCGGTCTGGTCCTGCTGGTCTTCGCGCTGGCCAGGTCGGGCCGGGCCGGCGCGGCACCGGCCGCGGTCGGTGCCTACATCGGTGCCGCCTACTGGTTCACCTCGTCGACGTCGTTCGCCAACCCGGCGGTGACGATCGGCCGGGGCTTCACCGACACCTTCGCCGGCATCCAGCCCGCCTCGATCCCGGCGTTCCTGGTCGCCCAGGTCGTCGGGCTCGCCGTCGGAGTCGCCCTGCTGCTGGCGCTCTACCCGGGGGTGGGACGCGCCGCCGACCAGGTCGTGGTGCCGGCCGAGCCCGCCGAGCCGGCAGATCCCGCCCAGCCGGGCGGATCGGCGACCGACGAGGCCGACGACCTGGCGACCGTCCGACGCTGACCTGCCGCCCCCACCCCTCGAAGGAGACACCGTGAGCAAGCCCAGTGTGCTGTTCGTCTGCGTACACAACGCGGGCCGGTCCCAGATGGCCGCCGGCTGGCTGCGTCACCTCGGCGGCGACGCGGTCGAGGTCCGCTCGGCCGGCTCGGCGCCGGCCGAGTCGGTCAACCCGGCGGCGGTCGAGGTGATGCGCGAGGTCGGCATCGACATCACCGACCAGACCCCGAAGCGGCTGGAGTGGTCCACCGCCGAGTCCTCGGACGTGATCGTCACGATGGGCTGCGGCGACGCCTGCCCGGTCTTTCCCGGCAAGCGGTACGAGGACTGGCAGTTGACCGACCCGGCCGGCAAGGGCGTCGAGGCGGTCCGGCCGATCCGCGACGAGATCCGCCGCCGGGTCGAGGCGCTGCTCGCCGACCTGGTCCCGGCGCGCCGGGTCAGCTGAACAGCGGGCGGACGACGAAGTACATCACCGCGCCGATGCTGCCGGCGGCGGGGAAGGTCAGGATCCAGGCACCGACGATGTTGCCGGCGACGTTCCACCGTACGGCGGACAGCCGCTTGGTCACCCCGACGCCCATGATCGCCGAGGTGATGGTGTGGGT is a window from the Solwaraspora sp. WMMD792 genome containing:
- a CDS encoding aquaporin; the protein is MNPIALWRRLLAEFAGTALLVTSVVGSGVMAQTLSPDDVGLQLLQNSIATAFALGALILIFGPVSGGHFNPVVSTADWFLGRRSRTGLTLPDLTGYVAAQVAGGVAGAILANLMFALPAVTWSAKERSAGNLWLGEVVATAGLVLLVFALARSGRAGAAPAAVGAYIGAAYWFTSSTSFANPAVTIGRGFTDTFAGIQPASIPAFLVAQVVGLAVGVALLLALYPGVGRAADQVVVPAEPAEPADPAQPGGSATDEADDLATVRR
- a CDS encoding arsenate reductase ArsC, giving the protein MAAGWLRHLGGDAVEVRSAGSAPAESVNPAAVEVMREVGIDITDQTPKRLEWSTAESSDVIVTMGCGDACPVFPGKRYEDWQLTDPAGKGVEAVRPIRDEIRRRVEALLADLVPARRVS
- a CDS encoding Gfo/Idh/MocA family oxidoreductase; translated protein: MTSWGILATGGIAARFVEDLQLLPDAEVLAVGSRSVASAQAFADRYGIPRAYGSWDELAADGDVDVVYVATPHSAHHAATMTCLAAGRAVLCEKPFTLDLASSTELVETARARDVFLMEAMWMRCNPTVRRVCELVDDGAIGEVVSVHADFGLAGPFAPESRMRDRALGGGALLDLGIYPVSLAHLVLGRPDSVRSWAKLTPEGVDQNTGVLLGYESGAVAALTCGIVGATPVTATITGSTGRISLPDPFICPSEFTLRRGTGDPEVVRVVEPAGNGYQYEAAEVHRCLAAGLRESPLVPHVVTLEVMELLDTIRGQIGVSYD
- a CDS encoding helix-turn-helix domain-containing protein; its protein translation is MNTEVSRRADDRPTPARPLERRAGMPAGQLERRARVHAALGDPARLAMVDLLHLGDAAPGELGRRLGLPSNLVAHHVKVLQEAGLLRRARSEGDRRRSYLQLVPDVLAGLAPPPLAGVERVVFVCTHNSARSQLAAALWQRTGPTPAASAGTRPATRVHPRAVALARRLDLDLDPARTAHVSAVVGDGDLVVAVCDNAHEELTGAGAPDLHWSVPDPVRVDTDAAFEAAYADLAGRVHRLAPAITSRATAPTSTGAHHV
- a CDS encoding arsenate reductase ArsC, with product MSDVTDAVRPDLSIDQQVALRTAATRLAREFDGTYNTETIERFLASSYDQFATGSTIPNYLPLLAERFARQRLQALARVEGLHYDGRPVVLFLCTHNAGRSQMALGFLTHLAGDTVVAWSGGSEPGHEVNRAAIAAMAERGIDISGEYPKPWTDEVVRAADVVVTMGCGDACPVFPGTRYENWELDDPAGQDVDGVRPIRDEIERRVRRLLDDLQKVENA